Proteins from a genomic interval of Oceanispirochaeta crateris:
- a CDS encoding adenylyltransferase/cytidyltransferase family protein, whose amino-acid sequence MKTVLVFGTFDALHPGHEYFLKKAKEYGERLIVVVARDSFVQSFKHKRPLHDEISRLHFIQNHPLVSEACLADEEIGRFSILNRIRPDVICLGHDQLALADSIHEWMKHSDHHYKIKHLKPFNRDLYSSTLLNRIKGQLAPEK is encoded by the coding sequence ATGAAAACAGTACTGGTGTTCGGAACTTTTGATGCACTTCATCCAGGACATGAATATTTTCTTAAAAAAGCAAAAGAATACGGTGAACGTCTCATTGTTGTGGTGGCAAGGGATAGTTTTGTTCAATCCTTCAAACATAAAAGGCCTCTTCATGATGAAATAAGCCGCCTTCATTTTATACAAAATCACCCTCTGGTCAGCGAGGCTTGTCTGGCCGACGAAGAGATTGGCCGATTTTCTATTCTTAACAGGATCAGACCGGATGTCATCTGCCTGGGCCACGATCAGTTAGCCCTTGCAGACAGCATTCACGAGTGGATGAAGCACTCAGATCATCATTATAAAATTAAGCACCTCAAACCATTCAACAGAGACTTATACAGTTCGACTCTGTTGAATAGAATCAAAGGTCAGTTAGCTCCTGAGAAATAA
- a CDS encoding TetR/AcrR family transcriptional regulator, protein MQVLKESVRQRIVTSARKEFQKKSFEKASMRAIASSAGMTVGNLYRYYKNKEDLFGSIIDPLFKALMNLKKEILLVEDDKISWLLNSLQELQKEYRIEWLILSAGSAGSKYEKALDNVYALLQSTIKEVLEENNKQGNLAAPVASAILHGLRTILQTEKKNSPEVIESFLQFMMSDMIERAVS, encoded by the coding sequence ATGCAAGTATTAAAAGAATCAGTTAGGCAGAGGATTGTTACTTCTGCCAGAAAAGAATTTCAGAAGAAAAGTTTTGAAAAGGCATCAATGAGAGCCATCGCATCATCAGCTGGTATGACCGTAGGAAATCTCTACCGCTACTATAAAAACAAAGAAGATTTGTTTGGATCTATCATCGATCCGCTCTTTAAAGCTCTTATGAATTTAAAGAAAGAGATCCTTCTGGTAGAAGATGATAAAATTTCCTGGTTATTGAATAGTCTTCAGGAGTTACAGAAAGAGTACCGTATTGAATGGCTCATTCTTTCAGCAGGTTCTGCTGGATCTAAGTATGAAAAAGCCTTAGACAATGTATACGCATTGCTGCAGTCTACAATAAAAGAAGTACTCGAAGAAAATAACAAGCAGGGAAATCTGGCGGCTCCGGTCGCTTCGGCTATCCTTCATGGTTTGAGAACAATTCTTCAAACCGAAAAGAAAAACTCTCCCGAAGTTATTGAAAGTTTCTTACAATTTATGATGTCTGATATGATTGAAAGAGCCGTTTCCTAA
- a CDS encoding AI-2E family transporter, protein MDLHKELFFIRNLLLMLVLVAGLFLMKSLAGIMLPLVMALLLSILYLPIVLFLEKKKIPTGLIVTFIAIFTVAVILVVANIFISTINEILGQQDFLINQLKNKFLSIAGILTSLPYLNLDLETLQEGMNTLLNRNVITTAASGFFRGASSFGSSFLMFTLYFLFLLPGMSRYQTFLKYVGGENESLLEDYEKIQKNVSTYMLIKTILSLVTGTITWFVCTILGLKFAFFWGFLTFVLNFIPSIGSIIATLLPTIMGLILFDSYKQVLILLLFLGANQMIIGNFLDPRIMGNRLRLNTVTVLFGLVFWGVIWGIPGMLLSVPLSVIMKLMLEKSHTWSIIARIMGSPSKDEKSPKEKKSFFRKRE, encoded by the coding sequence ATGGATCTCCATAAGGAGCTGTTCTTTATTAGAAACTTGCTTTTGATGCTTGTCCTCGTTGCCGGATTGTTCTTAATGAAGAGTTTGGCTGGAATCATGCTTCCTCTGGTGATGGCTTTGCTGTTGAGTATTTTATACCTTCCTATCGTTTTGTTTCTGGAAAAGAAAAAAATCCCTACAGGTCTCATTGTCACCTTCATTGCCATATTTACTGTCGCCGTGATTCTGGTCGTCGCAAATATTTTTATATCTACCATCAATGAAATCCTCGGTCAGCAGGACTTTCTCATCAATCAGCTTAAAAATAAATTCCTTTCCATTGCCGGCATTCTGACATCTCTTCCATATCTCAACCTGGATTTGGAAACACTGCAGGAAGGGATGAACACTCTCTTAAACAGGAATGTAATAACCACCGCCGCCAGCGGCTTTTTTAGAGGGGCCAGTAGCTTCGGATCATCATTCTTGATGTTTACCCTCTATTTTTTGTTTCTTTTGCCGGGAATGAGCCGCTATCAAACGTTTTTAAAATATGTGGGAGGAGAGAATGAATCTTTATTGGAAGATTATGAAAAGATACAAAAAAATGTTTCCACTTACATGTTGATAAAAACGATCCTAAGCCTAGTGACCGGTACGATTACATGGTTTGTTTGCACCATCCTGGGATTAAAATTTGCATTTTTCTGGGGATTCCTAACTTTTGTTCTCAATTTCATACCAAGCATCGGTTCCATAATTGCCACCTTACTACCCACAATCATGGGACTTATCTTATTTGACAGTTACAAACAAGTCCTTATTTTGTTGTTATTTCTTGGGGCTAACCAGATGATTATCGGAAATTTTCTAGACCCCCGCATTATGGGAAACAGACTGCGTTTGAACACTGTGACAGTCCTATTTGGTCTTGTTTTCTGGGGTGTTATTTGGGGGATTCCGGGAATGCTCCTCTCTGTCCCTCTCTCTGTTATCATGAAGTTGATGCTGGAGAAATCTCATACATGGAGTATTATTGCCAGAATCATGGGATCTCCTTCCAAGGATGAGAAATCTCCAAAAGAAAAAAAATCATTCTTTAGAAAACGGGAATAG
- a CDS encoding pseudouridine-5'-phosphate glycosidase — protein sequence MNQNYLDVKEEVAQAIQDGQAVLALESTIISHGMPYPENVETALKVEEIARKAGVVPATIAIIGGRLKAGLSHSEIEYFGKKGTDIAKASRRDLPYLISKGFDGATTVASTMIIAEMAQIPIFATGGIGGVHRGAETSFDISADLQELAQTKVAVICAGAKSILDIGLTLEYLETQGVPVLGYRTEELPAFYTQKSGYKVDYAMDSPEAIASLLKAKWEMGLKGGVVIANPIPEEYSMDPQMINSIIENALDDMKSLGIKGKESTPYLLARIAELSQGNSLHSNVELVYNNVRLASEISKSYFSK from the coding sequence ATGAATCAGAATTATCTTGATGTAAAAGAAGAAGTCGCTCAGGCCATTCAGGACGGACAAGCTGTATTGGCTCTGGAATCAACAATTATTTCTCATGGAATGCCCTATCCTGAAAATGTTGAAACCGCCTTAAAAGTAGAAGAAATTGCCAGGAAGGCCGGTGTCGTACCCGCAACCATTGCCATCATAGGCGGTCGCTTGAAGGCAGGTCTATCCCATTCTGAAATCGAATATTTTGGCAAAAAGGGGACTGATATTGCTAAAGCAAGCAGACGAGACCTCCCCTATCTTATTTCTAAGGGTTTCGATGGTGCAACCACTGTCGCTTCAACAATGATCATTGCCGAAATGGCCCAAATACCAATTTTTGCAACTGGAGGAATCGGAGGTGTGCATCGAGGTGCCGAAACAAGCTTTGATATTTCTGCAGACCTACAGGAGCTAGCTCAGACTAAAGTGGCTGTCATTTGTGCAGGAGCGAAATCCATTTTGGACATTGGACTCACTTTAGAATATTTGGAAACCCAAGGGGTTCCCGTACTCGGCTATAGAACCGAAGAATTACCCGCATTTTATACTCAAAAGAGCGGATACAAAGTGGATTATGCCATGGATTCCCCAGAGGCAATTGCCTCTTTATTAAAGGCTAAATGGGAAATGGGTTTAAAAGGTGGAGTGGTCATCGCCAATCCGATCCCAGAGGAATATTCAATGGATCCTCAAATGATCAATTCAATCATAGAAAATGCCCTGGATGATATGAAGAGCCTTGGAATTAAGGGCAAAGAATCGACCCCCTATCTTCTTGCGAGAATTGCAGAACTCTCCCAAGGGAACAGCCTCCATAGCAATGTAGAATTGGTGTATAACAATGTACGCCTGGCTTCTGAAATTAGTAAATCCTATTTCAGCAAATGA
- the nadA gene encoding quinolinate synthase NadA, whose amino-acid sequence MMTVDSLYEKLKMIQFGEMPEDNLRSICEHYLPKVNEIEELKKQTNTIILAHSYVKSNIIYSVSDYVGDSYELSKNARDAKEKRIVFAAVRFMGETAKILSPDKDVLIPGTDPACSLADSITGEDVRQLKQKFPDYAFLCYINTNADVKAECDACVTSSNVYNIVEKYPSDKIYFVPDRLMGQNVIDEMQKRGVKKDIKVWDGTCYVHEEYDPSLVDALREQYDDLTVMVHPECGPSVLEKADFVGSTSQLYDFVKQRKDGHFLMLTECGLISRIEAELPGRKFVGSCSLCKYMKSNTLDGILRVLKSPVPADYVHIDAEVQDRALNCINRMFEIAES is encoded by the coding sequence ATGATGACTGTAGATTCTTTATATGAAAAGTTAAAAATGATCCAGTTTGGAGAGATGCCCGAAGATAACCTTAGATCTATTTGTGAGCATTATCTTCCTAAGGTCAACGAAATAGAAGAGTTAAAAAAACAGACAAATACAATAATTCTTGCTCATTCCTACGTAAAATCCAATATAATATACTCTGTTTCAGATTATGTAGGAGATTCCTACGAACTGAGTAAGAATGCCCGTGACGCCAAGGAAAAAAGAATTGTTTTTGCCGCAGTAAGGTTTATGGGTGAAACAGCAAAGATTCTAAGCCCGGACAAAGACGTTCTTATTCCCGGTACTGATCCTGCCTGTTCTCTGGCCGATAGCATCACTGGTGAAGATGTGCGTCAGTTAAAGCAGAAATTTCCAGATTACGCATTTCTGTGCTATATCAACACGAATGCCGATGTGAAAGCCGAATGTGATGCCTGCGTTACCTCATCCAATGTCTATAATATTGTCGAAAAATATCCCTCTGATAAAATTTATTTTGTTCCAGACCGTTTGATGGGACAGAATGTCATTGATGAAATGCAGAAGAGGGGAGTCAAAAAGGATATAAAAGTTTGGGATGGGACCTGTTATGTTCATGAAGAGTACGATCCTTCCCTAGTGGACGCCTTAAGAGAACAATACGATGATCTGACAGTGATGGTTCATCCTGAGTGTGGACCATCTGTCCTTGAAAAAGCCGACTTTGTTGGAAGTACTTCCCAGTTATATGATTTTGTAAAACAACGGAAAGACGGACATTTTTTGATGCTGACAGAGTGTGGTCTTATATCGAGGATTGAAGCTGAATTACCTGGAAGAAAGTTTGTGGGTTCCTGCTCTCTGTGTAAATACATGAAGTCCAATACTCTCGATGGGATTCTGAGAGTATTAAAATCACCTGTTCCTGCAGATTATGTTCATATTGATGCAGAAGTTCAGGATAGAGCCCTGAACTGTATAAATAGAATGTTTGAAATTGCTGAATCCTGA